From a single Hymenobacter sp. YIM 151500-1 genomic region:
- the rnc gene encoding ribonuclease III — MPRPGQPLPLFGFFRRLLGRDRAFRQAITTLTGHAPDNVRLYQLAFTHSSVVRQQGEQARHQSNERLEFLGDAVLGTVVAEYLFRKFPYEQEGFLTEMRSRIVNRESLNGLALKIGLDKLVQLDAAQGRAARSRSVNGNALEALVGAVYLDQGYKTARKFVLSRLIKPYVDVKSMTLTTANFKSKLIEWAQRNGKNLRYDLTGEARPGGVMEFSATVLLDGNPVATGMGLSKKQAEQLAAERALEVLGV, encoded by the coding sequence ATGCCTAGGCCCGGTCAGCCCCTGCCGTTGTTTGGCTTTTTTCGCCGACTGCTGGGCCGCGACCGGGCCTTTCGGCAGGCCATTACCACACTTACCGGCCACGCCCCCGACAACGTGCGCCTGTATCAGCTGGCCTTTACGCACTCCTCGGTGGTGCGCCAGCAGGGCGAGCAGGCCCGCCACCAAAGCAACGAGCGGCTGGAGTTTCTCGGCGACGCCGTGCTGGGCACGGTGGTGGCTGAGTATCTGTTTCGGAAGTTTCCGTACGAACAGGAGGGCTTTCTGACCGAGATGCGCAGCCGCATCGTGAACCGAGAAAGCCTCAACGGCCTCGCCCTCAAAATCGGGCTCGATAAGCTGGTGCAGCTGGACGCCGCCCAGGGCCGCGCCGCCCGGTCGCGCTCCGTGAATGGCAACGCCCTGGAGGCGCTGGTAGGCGCCGTGTACCTCGACCAAGGTTACAAAACAGCCCGCAAGTTTGTGCTCAGCCGCCTCATTAAACCCTACGTGGATGTGAAGTCGATGACGCTGACCACGGCCAACTTCAAGAGCAAGCTGATTGAGTGGGCCCAGCGCAACGGCAAGAACCTGCGCTACGACCTCACCGGCGAGGCCCGCCCCGGCGGCGTCATGGAGTTTTCGGCCACGGTGCTCCTCGACGGCAACCCGGTAGCCACTGGCATGGGGCT
- the fabF gene encoding beta-ketoacyl-ACP synthase II, producing MSLRRVVVTGLGAITPLGNTAPAYWEGLKAGVSGAAPITRFDASKFKTRFACEVKNYNPDDYFDRKEGRKLDLFTHFALIAADEAIQHAGLVESGVDKDRVGVVWGSGIGGLTSLQAECVAFGQGDGTPRFSPFFIVKMISDMSAGMISIKHGFRGPNFVTTSACASSSNAIIDAFNYIRLGQADVMVTGGSEAAINESGIGGFTSMKAMSERNDAPETASRPYDKERDGFVLGEGGGALILEEYEHAKARGAKIYAEVLGAGMTADAYHMTAPDPSGSGVTLVMKNALRDAGLDASAVDYINTHGTSTPLGDVAEVKAIQQVFGEHAYNLNISSTKSMTGHLLGGAGAIEAVACLLAMEHGVVPPTINHTTHDPELDERLNFTFNQAQAREVNVALNNTFGFGGHNTSVLFGKVRE from the coding sequence ATGTCTCTTCGGAGAGTTGTCGTGACCGGCCTGGGTGCCATCACCCCGCTGGGCAACACCGCCCCCGCTTACTGGGAAGGGCTGAAAGCCGGTGTGAGCGGGGCCGCCCCCATCACCCGCTTCGATGCCAGCAAGTTCAAAACGCGCTTCGCCTGCGAGGTGAAGAACTACAACCCGGACGATTACTTCGACCGGAAAGAAGGCCGCAAGCTGGACCTGTTTACCCACTTCGCCCTGATTGCCGCCGACGAGGCCATTCAGCACGCCGGCCTCGTTGAAAGCGGCGTCGACAAAGACCGTGTGGGGGTGGTATGGGGCTCGGGGATTGGGGGGCTCACCAGCCTGCAGGCTGAGTGCGTAGCCTTCGGGCAGGGCGACGGCACACCGCGCTTCTCGCCCTTCTTCATCGTGAAGATGATCAGCGACATGTCGGCGGGCATGATTTCCATCAAGCACGGCTTCCGGGGGCCCAACTTCGTGACCACCTCGGCCTGCGCCTCGTCCTCGAATGCCATCATCGACGCCTTCAACTACATCCGTCTCGGCCAGGCCGACGTGATGGTGACCGGCGGCTCCGAAGCGGCTATCAACGAGTCGGGCATCGGCGGCTTCACGTCAATGAAGGCCATGAGTGAGCGGAACGACGCGCCCGAAACGGCCTCCCGGCCCTACGACAAGGAGCGCGACGGCTTCGTGCTGGGTGAAGGTGGCGGGGCCCTCATCCTGGAAGAGTACGAGCACGCCAAGGCCCGCGGCGCCAAAATCTACGCTGAAGTGCTGGGCGCTGGCATGACGGCCGACGCCTACCACATGACGGCCCCCGACCCCTCGGGCTCCGGCGTGACGCTGGTAATGAAAAACGCCCTGCGCGACGCCGGCCTCGACGCCTCGGCCGTGGACTACATCAACACCCACGGCACCAGTACCCCGCTGGGCGACGTGGCCGAGGTAAAGGCCATTCAGCAGGTGTTCGGCGAGCATGCCTATAACCTCAACATCAGCTCTACCAAGAGCATGACCGGCCACTTGCTGGGCGGGGCCGGCGCCATTGAGGCCGTAGCCTGCCTGCTGGCTATGGAGCACGGCGTGGTACCGCCCACCATCAACCACACCACCCACGACCCCGAGCTGGACGAGCGGCTGAACTTCACGTTCAACCAAGCCCAGGCCCGCGAGGTGAACGTGGCCCTGAACAACACCTTCGGCTTCGGCGGCCACAACACGTCGGTGCTGTTTGGTAAAGTACGTGAGTAA
- a CDS encoding acyl carrier protein, whose translation MSEIAEKVKAIIIDKLGVEASEVTPEASFTNDLGADSLDTVELIMEFEKEFNVSIPDDQAENIATVGQAISYLEEHAK comes from the coding sequence ATGTCTGAAATTGCAGAAAAAGTAAAGGCCATCATCATCGATAAACTCGGCGTAGAAGCTTCGGAAGTTACTCCGGAGGCCAGCTTCACCAACGACCTGGGTGCCGACTCGCTGGACACCGTCGAGCTGATCATGGAATTTGAAAAAGAATTCAACGTGTCGATTCCGGACGACCAGGCCGAGAACATTGCCACCGTGGGCCAAGCTATCAGCTACCTCGAAGAGCACGCCAAATAG
- a CDS encoding IPExxxVDY family protein yields MKTLTLDVDYDCDFDLFGLVSSSREHTLAWVLNRVLHLRLVKQPDLVYDLLARGRLVISNYLHATEHLTLRLLRNRSVDPSPLKKPFLAPDIKEYDYLLQISNGVGGLAAPALLASLDALPEVQLVSQLDPNSLQFKENLLF; encoded by the coding sequence ATGAAAACCCTTACGCTCGACGTTGACTACGACTGCGACTTCGACCTGTTCGGGCTGGTGTCGTCGTCGCGGGAGCATACGCTGGCCTGGGTGCTGAACCGGGTGCTGCACCTGCGCCTGGTGAAGCAACCCGACCTGGTGTACGACCTGCTGGCGCGCGGGCGCTTGGTCATCAGCAACTACCTGCACGCCACCGAGCATCTGACCCTGCGCCTGCTGCGCAACCGCTCCGTAGACCCGTCGCCGCTGAAAAAGCCCTTCCTGGCCCCCGATATCAAGGAGTACGACTACTTGCTGCAAATCAGCAACGGCGTGGGCGGACTGGCTGCCCCCGCTCTGCTGGCCAGCCTTGACGCCCTGCCCGAGGTGCAGCTCGTCAGCCAGCTCGACCCCAATTCCTTGCAATTCAAAGAAAATCTGCTCTTTTGA